The window TCTCCTCGGGCGGCTTGCCCGCGGCGGCCGCGAGGCCCACCACGACGGGGCGCGCCATGCCGTCGACGACGAACACGTCGCCCATCTCGCCGACCTCCTCCATGCGCGGCGCGCGCGACTTGAAGGCGTGGTCGATGAAGTCCGTGTACGTGTTGGGCGGCTCGGTGACGTGCGAGTCCGCGGAGATGATCGGGTAGGCCATCCGGAGCTCCTCTCTTCCCCATCATAGACCGAAGGCGGTAGGGTGCGCTCTTGCTGCGCCTGGTGCCGCTCTCGGAGGCCCACAGCGAGCCCGTCCACGCGCTCTACTCGGACCACGAGGTCGCGCGCCGGCTGCTCCACGTCGCGATCCCGTTCACCCGGGAAGACGCCCGGGCGTTCTGCACGGCCCCCGTCAGCGCCACGCAAC of the Myxococcota bacterium genome contains:
- a CDS encoding amidohydrolase; protein product: MAYPIISADSHVTEPPNTYTDFIDHAFKSRAPRMEEVGEMGDVFVVDGMARPVVVGLAAAAGKPPEEIRIKGTKFAELHRGGWDPEARMADQKRDGVAAEVIYPTVGMVLCNHSDFDYKKACFDA